In the genome of Telluria beijingensis, one region contains:
- a CDS encoding peptide chain release factor 3, with translation MANDTDIPSDDIDVAAPRQAGATAREVARRRTFGIISHPDAGKTTLTEKLLLFSGAIQLAGTVKGRKSGRHATSDWMDIEKQRGISVASSVMQFEFREHVINLLDTPGHQDFSEDTYRVLTAVDSALMVIDAAKGVEEQTIKLLDVCRMRDTPIVTFMNKMDRETRDPLELLDEVESVLKIECAPVTWPIGMGKNFRGVYHLLKDEIMLFKAGEEKADGAFEIVKGIDNPKLAEMFPLEIEQLKMEVELVHGASHVFDLERFLSGVQTPVFFGSAINNFGVREILSALVDWAPAPRERDATVRAVEPTEPKFSGFVFKIQANMDPAHRDRIAFLRVCSGRFEKGMKVKHLRLGREVKLSSVVTFMASSREQVEEAYAGDIIGLPNHGNMQIGDSFSEGEMLTFTGIPYFAPDLFRTVRIRNPLKVKQLHKGLQQLGEEGAVQVFKPVLGSDLILGAVGVLQFEVVASRLLNEYGVDAVFESSSISSARWISSEDKKSLADFENQLGHQVAYDAAGNMAFLATSGVNLRLTQERWPKLVFHATREHAAKLA, from the coding sequence ATGGCCAACGACACCGACATCCCCAGCGACGACATTGACGTCGCCGCCCCCCGCCAGGCCGGCGCGACCGCGCGCGAAGTCGCGCGCCGCCGTACCTTCGGCATCATTTCCCACCCCGACGCTGGTAAGACCACGCTGACCGAGAAGCTGCTGCTGTTCTCGGGCGCGATCCAGCTGGCCGGTACCGTCAAGGGCCGCAAGAGCGGCCGCCACGCGACGTCCGACTGGATGGACATCGAAAAGCAGCGCGGCATCTCGGTCGCGTCCTCGGTGATGCAGTTCGAGTTCCGCGAGCACGTGATCAACCTGCTCGACACCCCGGGCCACCAGGACTTCTCGGAAGACACCTACCGCGTGCTGACCGCGGTCGACTCGGCCCTGATGGTGATCGACGCCGCCAAGGGCGTCGAGGAACAGACCATCAAGCTGCTCGACGTCTGCCGCATGCGCGACACCCCGATCGTCACCTTCATGAACAAGATGGACCGCGAGACCCGCGATCCGCTCGAACTGCTGGACGAAGTCGAATCGGTGCTCAAGATCGAGTGCGCGCCGGTGACCTGGCCGATCGGCATGGGCAAGAACTTCCGCGGCGTGTACCACCTGCTGAAGGACGAGATCATGCTGTTCAAGGCCGGCGAAGAAAAGGCCGACGGCGCCTTCGAGATCGTCAAGGGCATCGACAACCCGAAGCTGGCCGAGATGTTCCCGCTCGAGATCGAGCAACTGAAGATGGAAGTGGAGCTGGTGCACGGCGCCTCGCATGTGTTCGACCTCGAGCGCTTCCTGTCGGGCGTGCAGACGCCGGTGTTCTTCGGCTCCGCGATCAACAACTTCGGCGTGCGCGAGATCCTGTCGGCCCTGGTCGACTGGGCCCCGGCGCCGCGCGAACGCGACGCCACCGTGCGCGCGGTCGAGCCGACCGAACCGAAGTTTTCGGGCTTCGTGTTCAAGATCCAGGCCAATATGGACCCGGCCCACCGCGACCGCATCGCTTTCCTGCGCGTGTGTTCGGGACGCTTCGAGAAGGGCATGAAGGTCAAGCACCTGCGCCTGGGCCGCGAGGTCAAATTGTCGTCGGTCGTGACCTTCATGGCTTCGAGCCGCGAGCAGGTCGAGGAAGCCTATGCCGGCGACATCATCGGCTTGCCGAACCACGGCAATATGCAGATCGGCGACAGCTTCTCGGAAGGCGAGATGCTGACCTTCACCGGCATCCCGTACTTCGCCCCCGACCTGTTCCGCACGGTGCGGATCCGCAATCCGCTCAAGGTCAAGCAGTTGCACAAAGGCTTGCAGCAGCTGGGCGAGGAGGGCGCGGTGCAGGTCTTCAAGCCGGTGCTGGGCTCGGACCTGATCCTGGGCGCGGTCGGCGTGCTGCAGTTCGAGGTCGTGGCCAGCCGCCTGCTCAACGAGTATGGCGTGGACGCGGTGTTCGAAAGCAGCAGCATCAGCAGCGCGCGCTGGATCTCGAGCGAGGACAAGAAATCGCTGGCCGACTTCGAGAACCAGCTGGGCCACCAGGTCGCGTATGACGCGGCCGGCAATATGGCCTTCCTGGCAACGTCCGGCGTCAACCTGCGCCTGACCCAGGAGCGCTGGCCCAAGCTGGTGTTCCACGCGACCCGCGAGCACGCGGCCAAGCTGGCCTGA